A genomic segment from Dasypus novemcinctus isolate mDasNov1 chromosome X, mDasNov1.1.hap2, whole genome shotgun sequence encodes:
- the SASH3 gene encoding SAM and SH3 domain-containing protein 3 has product MLRRKPSNASDKEPTQKKKLSLQRSSSFKDFAKSKPSSPVVSEKEFNLDDNIPEDDSGTPTSEDSGKSGKKLGKKWRAVISRTMNRKMGKMMVKALSEEMGDTLEEGSASPTSPDCSLDSPGPEKMALAFSEQEEHELPALSRQASTGSELCSPSPGSGSFGEEPPAPQYTGPFCGRARVHTDFTPSPYDRDSLKLQKGDVIQIIEKPPVGTWLGLLNGRLGSFKFIYVDVLPEEAVGPTRPSRRQSKGKRPKPKTLHELLERIGLEEHTSTLLLNGYQTLEDFKELRETHLNELNIMDPQHRAKLLTAAELLLDYDTGSEEAEEGAESSQEPVVHTVSEPKVDIPRDSGCFEGSESGRDEAELAGTEEQLQGLSLAGAP; this is encoded by the exons ATGTTGCGCCGAAAGCCCTCCAACGCCAGCGATAAGGAACCCACACAGAAGAAGAAG CTCTCACTTCAGCGCTCCAGCAGTTTCAAGGATTTCGCCAAATCCAAACCCAGCTCCCCCGTGGTGAGCGAGAAGGAGTTTAATCTGGATGATAAT ATTCCGGAAGATGATTCAGGTACCCCTACCTCAGAGGATTCTGGGAAGAGTGGCAAAAAGCTGGGGAAGAAGTGGAGGGCAGTGATTTCCCGAACCATGAACAGGAAGATGGGCAAAATGATGGTGAAGGCCCTGTCGGAGGAGATG GGAGACACTTTGGAGGAGGGCTCAGCCTCCCCAACATCTCCGGACTGCAGCCTGGATAGCCCGGGCCCTGAGAAGATGGCACTGGCCTTTTCTGAGCAGGAGGAGCATGAACTCCCGGCACTCAGCCGTCAGGCATCCACAG GCAGTGAGCTCTGCAGCCCCAGCCCAGGCTCTGGCAGCTTTGGAGAGGAACCACCTGCTCCCCAGTACACAGGGCCCTTCTGTGGCCGGGCGCGAGTCCACACTGACTTCACCCCCAGCCCATATGACCGCGACTCACTGAAACTGCAG AAAGGAGATGTGATCCAGATCATCGAGAAGCCACCCGTGGGCACATGGCTGGGCCTGCTCAATGGCAGGCTGGGCTCTTTCAAGTTCATCTACGTGGACGTGCTGCCCGAGGAGGCTGTGGGTCCTACCCGCCCAAGCCGCCGACAGAGCAAGGGCAAAAGACCCAAGCCTAAGACTCTGCATGAGCTGCTGGAGCGCATCGGTCTGGAG GAGCACACATCCACCCTGCTGCTCAATGGCTACCAGACACTGGAGGACTTCAAAGAGCTGCGGGAGACACATCTCAATGAGCTGAACATCATGGACCCACAGCACCGGGCCAAGCTGCTCACAGCTGCCGAGCTGCTGCTGGACTATGACA CGGGCAGCGAGGAAGCCGAAGAGGGCGCTGAAAGCAGCCAGGAGCCAGTGGTGCACACGGTATCAGAGCCCAAGGTGGACATCCCTCGTGACTCGGGCTGCTTTGAGGGCTCAGAAAGCGGGCGTGATGAGGCGGAGCTGGCGGGCACTGAAGAGCAGCTGCAGGGCCTTTCCCTGGCCGGGGCACCTTGA